The Oncorhynchus mykiss isolate Arlee chromosome 28, USDA_OmykA_1.1, whole genome shotgun sequence genome includes a window with the following:
- the LOC110508373 gene encoding glycine-rich RNA-binding protein isoform X1 yields the protein MSDEGKLFVGGLSFDTTEESLAEAFAKYGNIAKVDVIRDKETGRSRGFGFVKYDNAEDAKDALEGMNGKSVDGRTIRVDEAGKGGGRSGGGGGGGFRGSRGGGGYGGGGGYGGGRGRGGGGYGGGDRGYGERSYGGGGDRSYGGGDRSYGGGGGYRSGGGGGYSSGGGGYRDNRGQGGYGDRSGGSYRDSYDS from the exons ATGTCCGACGAAGGAAAACTTTTCGTCGGAGGCCTGAGCTTCGACACCACAGAGGAGTCTCTGGCGGAAGCTTTCGCCAAGTATGGAAACATCGCAAAAG TTGATGTCATCAGGGACAAAGAAACGGGAAGGTCTCGTGGATTCGGCTTCGTAAAGTACGATAATGCCGAGGATGCGAAGGACGCATTGGAGGGAATGAACGGCAAG TCTGTCGATGGCAGAACCATTCGTGTGGATGAAGCCGGCAAGGGTGGCGGTCGCTCAGGAGGTGGAGGTGGCGGTGGATTCAGAGGTTCCAGAGGCGGTGGCGGATATGGTGGTGGAGGTGGctatggaggggggagaggaagag GTGGTGGAGGATATGGTGGCGGTGACAGGGGATATGGTGAGAGGAGCTATGGTGGTGGAGGAGACCGCAGCTATGGGGGTGGAGACCGGAGTTACGGGGGTGGCGGTGGATACAGGAGCGGCGGTGGCGGAGGGTACTCTTCTGGTGGCGGAGGATACAGAGACAATAG GGGCCAGGGAGGCTATGGGGACCGCTCTGGGGGTTCCTATAGAGACAGCTACGACAGTTAA
- the LOC110508373 gene encoding cold-inducible RNA-binding protein B isoform X2 codes for MSDEGKLFVGGLSFDTTEESLAEAFAKYGNIAKVDVIRDKETGRSRGFGFVKYDNAEDAKDALEGMNGKSVDGRTIRVDEAGKGGGRSGGGGGGGFRGSRGGGGYGGGGGGGYGGGDRGYGERSYGGGGDRSYGGGDRSYGGGGGYRSGGGGGYSSGGGGYRDNRGQGGYGDRSGGSYRDSYDS; via the exons ATGTCCGACGAAGGAAAACTTTTCGTCGGAGGCCTGAGCTTCGACACCACAGAGGAGTCTCTGGCGGAAGCTTTCGCCAAGTATGGAAACATCGCAAAAG TTGATGTCATCAGGGACAAAGAAACGGGAAGGTCTCGTGGATTCGGCTTCGTAAAGTACGATAATGCCGAGGATGCGAAGGACGCATTGGAGGGAATGAACGGCAAG TCTGTCGATGGCAGAACCATTCGTGTGGATGAAGCCGGCAAGGGTGGCGGTCGCTCAGGAGGTGGAGGTGGCGGTGGATTCAGAGGTTCCAGAGGCGGTGGCGGATATGGTGGTGGAG GTGGTGGAGGATATGGTGGCGGTGACAGGGGATATGGTGAGAGGAGCTATGGTGGTGGAGGAGACCGCAGCTATGGGGGTGGAGACCGGAGTTACGGGGGTGGCGGTGGATACAGGAGCGGCGGTGGCGGAGGGTACTCTTCTGGTGGCGGAGGATACAGAGACAATAG GGGCCAGGGAGGCTATGGGGACCGCTCTGGGGGTTCCTATAGAGACAGCTACGACAGTTAA